TTGTTTCATTATAATAAAAATTATGTAACATTGTTATAATAGAACTTATTAACGAAGAAAATAAAACTCCACGAGAAATACTATAAAAATCTATTCTATATTCTTCACCTAATAATTGTCCTGCAAATTCTGGAGAAATATTATTTAAAATAGGAACTGGTAATCCCATTTTAGTAAATGCATCACTCGAAAAATGTAACCCTTGTTTTAAAAAAGCTACAGGTAATAATAATTTATCTTCTCTTATTTGAATAAAAAAATTTTGAAATACTTCTGATATTAAAATAGGTCTTTCTATTTTCATATTTTTTATTGTATAAGATTCTAGAGAAAAGTTGTTTTTAGTTAAAGTATTAGTAATAATATTTACTGTTCCAAAGATCCACCCTAATAGTGGATCATGTCCTAAAGTAGTGTATCTATGATTAGCCCCTGATATTCCATGAGAAAATTTTTCAAATTGACTATAAAATTCTTCTTTTGTAGTTAAATACTTTGTAGCATCATATGGAACTGATCCCAATAATATTTCCGCATATCTTTCTTTTTTAGTTTTTTTACTTATTTGTTTACTAATTAAATCTGGAATTTTATCTCCTTCTGATGCATTAGAAAATCTTAATGAGTTGTTATCTATAAAAAATTGTCTTGCTATTTGTAAAAAAACACCTAAAAATAAAAGTTTAGTATCTAGTTCATTTAATTTAGTTTTATTTTTAAATTCAATTTCATAATTTTTTTTAGTTTCTTGATATTTATTAAATTCTTTTTTTATATCTTTATCTGTAGCATTTATATTTTTTATTTTCTCTATTAATTTTTTTCTTAAGTCTTCATTCATAATTTTTTTCCTAATATTTTTTATTTTTCTTCTAATATTCTTATCATTTCTTCTTTTGTTTTTTCTTCACCACTTTTATATCCATACTTATAATTAATTTCTGCTTTTCTTTTTTCTTCTCTCTCTTTTTCCTCAAAATAATTTACTACTAACCAACCAACACTTTCTGTAGCTGTAGCTGCTGTTCCAGATTTTATAACATTTCCCCAAAGTGGTATCCAACCCACTAATTGTCTTGCTATTTGTCTTCCTACCATTCCTCCTCCTACTGCTGTTAATATATTTCTCGCTGCCTGCTCTGTTATATCTCTATTATATATTTTAGCTAAAGATATAACCATTCCAACTTGAATTCCTGTTATAGAAATTATATCTCCACAAGGTACTTGAGCTAATCCTGCTCCTACTCCTCCTGCTGCTATTGCTGCTGCATGAATAACTGCATGACATTTATCTCTTCTTGACATATCTTACTTCCTCCTTGTATAAAATAATTTATTTTTTATTTATTTAATAATTTTAATATCTTTTCCTTGACTTAATATCCATTTATTTATTCCGTTTCCAAAAACTTCCACTTTTACTATATAATATCCTTCTCCATTTTCAATAATTTCTGCTGTTGGTAATTTATCTAATACTGCTTCTATTGAGTTTCCTGTATATTTAAATTTTATTCTTTGTAATTTCCCACCTGTCATAAATTGAACTCTTTTTCTAAATTCTCCTTCTTCAAATCTATCTTTATAAGGGATTGGAAAATGCTCTTCTAATACTCTATATTTTTTTACTCTATCTATTCTATAAATAGTAGGAAATACATCATCTTTATTTTCAAAATATTTTTCTTTATCTATTCCATCTATATGAGCTAGTACATAAAAATAATATTCAGAA
The DNA window shown above is from Fusobacterium perfoetens ATCC 29250 and carries:
- a CDS encoding DUF697 domain-containing protein encodes the protein MSRRDKCHAVIHAAAIAAGGVGAGLAQVPCGDIISITGIQVGMVISLAKIYNRDITEQAARNILTAVGGGMVGRQIARQLVGWIPLWGNVIKSGTAATATESVGWLVVNYFEEKEREEKRKAEINYKYGYKSGEEKTKEEMIRILEEK